In Marinobacter sp. es.048, the following proteins share a genomic window:
- a CDS encoding Lrp/AsnC family transcriptional regulator, with product MKQVELDKLDRKILSVLQQDGRISNQLLAEQVGLSPAACWRRVRTLEESGVIQGYSARVDPERIGQGLCVLVNLSLQRHNIDSTAEIEQRVSSYPEVLQCFAVTGNADFVLRVIVPDMASYDRFLNEKIFTLQGIAQVNSNFALREIKNTETIPVEGIQ from the coding sequence ATGAAACAGGTAGAACTGGACAAGCTGGATCGGAAAATCCTCTCCGTACTGCAGCAGGATGGGCGCATCAGCAATCAGCTACTGGCAGAACAGGTGGGGTTGTCACCGGCCGCTTGCTGGCGTCGGGTGCGGACACTTGAGGAAAGCGGTGTGATTCAGGGCTATAGCGCGAGAGTGGATCCGGAACGCATTGGCCAGGGGCTGTGCGTGCTCGTCAATCTGTCACTGCAGCGGCACAACATCGATAGCACGGCGGAGATTGAGCAGCGGGTGAGCAGTTATCCGGAGGTGCTTCAGTGCTTTGCGGTAACCGGTAATGCCGATTTCGTACTCAGGGTGATCGTACCGGACATGGCCAGTTACGATCGGTTCCTGAACGAAAAGATCTTCACCCTGCAGGGCATTGCCCAGGTGAATTCAAACTTTGCGTTGCGGGAGATAAAGAATACCGAGACGATCCCGGTGGAAGGCATTCAGTAG
- a CDS encoding indolepyruvate ferredoxin oxidoreductase family protein yields the protein MSADTPELDDYKLEDRYLRESGRVFLTGTQALVRIPLMQAALDRKQGLNTAGLVSGYRGSPLGAVDQALWQAKDLLDEHRIDFVPAINEDLAATIMLGTQQVETDEDRQVEGVFGLWYGKGPGVDRAGDALKHGTTYGSSPHGGVLVVAGDDHGCVSSSMPHQSDVAFMSFFMPTINPANIAEYLEFGLWGYALSRYSGCWVGFKAISETVESAASVEIPPEPDFVTPDDFTAPEGGLHYRWPDLPGPQLETRIEHKLAAVQAFARANRIDRCLFENKEARFGIVTTGKGHLDLLEALDLFGIDEDQARDMGLDIYKVGMVWPLERRGILDFVHGKEEVLVIEEKRGIIESQIKEYMSEPDRPGEVLITGKQDELGRPLIPYVGELSPKLVAGFLADRLGRFFSVDFSERMAEISAMTTAQDPGGVKRMPYFCSGCPHNTSTKVPEGSKALAGIGCHFMASWMGRNTESLIQMGGEGVNWIGKSRYTGNPHVFQNLGEGTYFHSGSMAIRQAVAAGINITYKILFNDAVAMTGGQPVDGQITVDRIAQQMAAEGVNRVVVLSDEPEKYDGHHDLFPKGVTFHDRSELDQVQRELRDIPGCTVLIYDQTCAAEKRRRRKRKQFPDPAKRAFINHHVCEGCGDCSVQSNCLSVVPRKTELGRKRKIDQSSCNKDFSCVNGFCPSFVTIEGGQLRKSRGVDTGSVLTRKLADIPAPMLPELTGSYDLLVGGVGGTGVVTVGALITMAAHLESRGASVLDFMGFAQKGGTVLSYVRMAPSPDKLHQVRISNGQADAVIACDLVVASSQKALSVLRPNHTRIVANEAELPTADYVLFRDADMKADKRLGLLQDAVGEDQFDQLDANGIAEKLMGDTVFSNVMMLGFAWQKGLLPLSEAALMKAIELNGVAIERNKEAFGWGRLAAVDPSAVTDLLDDNKTQVVEVKPEQTLDELINTRHKHLVNYQNQRWADQYSESVARVRKAEETLGETNLLLTRAVAQQLYRFMAYKDEYEVARLFAETDFMKEVNETFEGDFKVHFHLAPPLLSGETDAQGRPKKRRFGPWMFRAFRLLAKLRGLRGTAIDPFRYSADRKLDRAMLKDYQSLVDRIGRELNASNYETFLQLAELPADVRGYGPVREHAAESIREKQTQLIKALDTGRPTLIRTQQANEEANHV from the coding sequence ATGTCCGCCGATACCCCAGAACTCGACGATTACAAACTCGAAGACCGCTACCTGCGGGAATCCGGTCGGGTGTTCCTGACCGGCACACAGGCCCTGGTCCGAATTCCATTGATGCAGGCTGCCCTGGATCGAAAACAAGGGTTGAACACGGCCGGTCTGGTCAGTGGCTATCGCGGCTCTCCCCTCGGTGCAGTTGACCAGGCGCTCTGGCAAGCCAAGGACCTGCTGGACGAGCACCGGATCGATTTTGTCCCCGCCATTAACGAGGATCTTGCGGCTACCATCATGCTGGGTACCCAGCAGGTCGAGACCGATGAGGACCGGCAAGTGGAAGGCGTTTTCGGTCTCTGGTATGGCAAGGGGCCCGGCGTGGACCGCGCCGGCGACGCCCTGAAACATGGCACCACCTACGGATCTTCCCCTCACGGTGGCGTGTTGGTGGTAGCAGGTGACGACCACGGTTGCGTGTCATCGTCCATGCCTCATCAGTCCGATGTGGCATTCATGAGCTTCTTCATGCCCACCATTAACCCGGCCAACATCGCCGAGTACCTGGAGTTCGGGCTCTGGGGTTATGCCCTGTCCCGCTACAGCGGCTGCTGGGTCGGTTTCAAGGCAATCTCGGAAACCGTGGAAAGCGCAGCCTCTGTCGAAATTCCACCGGAGCCGGATTTCGTTACCCCGGACGACTTCACGGCTCCGGAGGGCGGCCTCCACTACCGGTGGCCGGACCTGCCGGGGCCGCAACTGGAAACCCGGATTGAGCACAAACTCGCAGCCGTTCAGGCCTTTGCCCGCGCCAATCGCATTGACCGTTGCCTGTTCGAGAACAAGGAAGCCCGCTTCGGTATTGTCACTACCGGCAAGGGCCACCTTGACCTGCTCGAAGCCCTGGATCTTTTCGGCATTGATGAAGACCAGGCCCGGGACATGGGGCTGGATATCTACAAGGTGGGTATGGTCTGGCCCCTGGAACGTCGCGGCATCCTGGACTTCGTTCACGGCAAGGAAGAAGTGCTCGTGATCGAAGAAAAGCGCGGCATCATCGAGAGCCAGATCAAGGAGTACATGTCAGAGCCGGATCGCCCCGGCGAGGTTCTGATCACCGGTAAGCAGGATGAGCTGGGCCGACCGCTGATCCCATACGTCGGCGAGCTCAGCCCCAAACTGGTTGCGGGCTTCCTGGCCGACCGTCTGGGCAGATTTTTCTCGGTGGATTTCAGCGAGCGCATGGCTGAAATCAGTGCCATGACCACCGCCCAGGATCCGGGGGGCGTCAAGCGCATGCCCTACTTCTGCTCTGGCTGCCCCCACAACACCTCCACCAAGGTGCCTGAGGGCAGCAAGGCCCTGGCGGGCATAGGCTGCCACTTCATGGCGTCCTGGATGGGCCGGAACACCGAATCCCTCATCCAGATGGGTGGTGAGGGCGTCAACTGGATCGGAAAGAGCCGATATACTGGCAATCCCCATGTATTCCAGAACCTGGGCGAAGGTACCTACTTCCACTCCGGTTCCATGGCAATTCGCCAGGCGGTAGCAGCCGGTATCAACATTACCTACAAGATCCTGTTCAACGATGCTGTGGCAATGACCGGCGGTCAGCCTGTGGACGGGCAGATCACCGTCGACAGGATTGCCCAGCAAATGGCCGCAGAAGGGGTGAATCGGGTTGTTGTGCTCAGCGATGAGCCCGAGAAATACGATGGCCATCATGACCTGTTCCCCAAGGGGGTCACCTTCCACGATCGGTCCGAGCTCGACCAGGTGCAGCGCGAATTGCGTGACATCCCTGGCTGTACCGTGCTGATCTACGACCAGACCTGTGCCGCCGAGAAGCGCCGCCGTCGCAAGCGCAAGCAGTTTCCGGATCCAGCCAAGCGTGCCTTCATCAACCACCACGTCTGTGAAGGGTGCGGCGACTGTTCGGTACAGTCCAACTGCCTCTCGGTTGTGCCCCGCAAGACAGAGCTGGGACGCAAGCGGAAGATCGACCAGTCCTCCTGCAACAAGGACTTCTCCTGTGTTAACGGATTCTGCCCCAGCTTCGTGACCATTGAAGGCGGTCAGTTGCGCAAATCCCGGGGCGTTGACACCGGCTCCGTACTCACCCGCAAGCTGGCTGATATTCCAGCCCCCATGCTGCCCGAACTGACAGGCTCCTACGATCTGCTGGTGGGCGGTGTTGGCGGTACGGGCGTTGTTACTGTCGGTGCACTGATCACTATGGCGGCGCACCTGGAATCACGCGGTGCCTCGGTACTGGATTTCATGGGATTCGCCCAGAAAGGCGGCACGGTCTTGAGCTACGTTCGTATGGCACCGTCCCCGGACAAGCTCCATCAGGTGCGGATCAGCAATGGCCAGGCCGATGCGGTCATCGCCTGTGACCTGGTAGTGGCGTCTTCCCAGAAGGCCCTGAGCGTGCTCCGGCCAAACCACACCCGGATTGTTGCCAATGAAGCGGAGCTCCCCACTGCCGATTATGTGCTTTTCCGGGACGCCGATATGAAGGCCGACAAACGCCTTGGCCTGCTACAGGATGCGGTTGGTGAGGATCAATTCGACCAGCTCGACGCCAATGGCATTGCGGAGAAACTGATGGGCGACACCGTATTCTCCAACGTCATGATGCTCGGGTTCGCCTGGCAGAAGGGCTTGCTGCCTCTTTCAGAGGCGGCTCTGATGAAGGCCATCGAGCTGAATGGCGTCGCCATCGAGCGGAACAAGGAGGCCTTCGGATGGGGCCGACTGGCGGCCGTGGATCCGAGCGCAGTCACGGATCTGCTGGACGACAACAAGACCCAGGTCGTTGAGGTAAAACCCGAACAGACCCTGGACGAACTGATCAACACCCGTCACAAGCATCTGGTCAACTACCAGAACCAGCGTTGGGCAGACCAATACAGCGAGAGTGTTGCCAGAGTCCGCAAAGCTGAGGAAACCCTGGGCGAGACCAACCTTCTGCTGACTCGTGCTGTGGCTCAACAGCTTTACCGATTCATGGCCTACAAGGACGAGTACGAAGTGGCCCGGTTGTTTGCTGAAACCGACTTCATGAAAGAGGTTAATGAAACCTTCGAGGGTGACTTCAAAGTCCACTTTCATCTGGCCCCACCCCTGCTCAGCGGCGAGACCGATGCCCAGGGTCGCCCGAAAAAGCGTCGGTTCGGCCCCTGGATGTTCCGGGCCTTCCGGCTGCTGGCGAAACTTCGCGGCCTGCGCGGAACCGCAATCGATCCGTTCCGCTATTCTGCCGACCGCAAGCTGGACCGGGCCATGCTGAAGGACTATCAGAGCCTGGTAGACCGCATCGGTCGTGAGCTCAACGCCAGCAACTACGAAACCTTCCTGCAGCTTGCCGAGCTGCCTGCCGATGTCCGCGGGTACGGCCCGGTGCGAGAGCATGCGGCAGAAAGCATTCGTGAAAAGCAGACTCAGCTGATTAAGGCGCTGGATACCGGTCGCCCGACGTTGATTCGCACCCAACAGGCTAACGAGGAGGCCAATCATGTTTGA